ccccccctcccctccccttcccccccctccccttccccccctccccttccccccctccccttccccccctccccttccccccctctccccttccccccctcccctccccttcccttccccccttcccttcccccccttcccttccccccctcccctcccccctcccctcccccctccccttccccccctcccctccccccctccccttccccccctccccttccccccctcccctccccccctcccctccccccctccccttccccccctcccctccccccctccccttccccccctccccttccccccctccccttcccccctccccttccccccctctcccccctcccccccccttccccccttccccccctccccccccttccccccctccccccccttccccctccccgccgcctgagAGCAACCCAAGGGACAGCCGCGGGGTGTCTCGGCCCCTCCGACAGGGCTGGCGGCCCAGCGCGCCTGCGCgattcttctcccccctctcccgggGGGAAGAAGAAGCAGCAGCCAAGAGGAAGCCGGTGCGCTTGCGCGGGTTGACTTAACTGACTAGCTTCGTGTTTGTTTTTTTGTAAAATGGGAAGGGGGGGAAATGGAAAAAGAAATCCCCGGGGCAACGTTccaaacgcccccccccccccaaaaaaaaaaatccgGGCCGCCTTGCATTTTTTTTTGGTTGCAATCCCCTCCCCGTTCAGTGCACCCTGTTTGTTGTTTGTTGTTTGGGGCGAGCGAGGTCGATTGCATTGTGTAAATAGGTTCTAATTATTTTTGGATGGCGGATTTACGGGTTTTGCATTAAAAAAAacgtgatttccccccccccccccccccccgttactattttttttgtttgtgtgtggggggggggggtggaatcttGCAACCGCCgcttcccttttttttctcctTCTTTGCACAAACCCGTTGGCCGGCTCCGTAATTGCCCCCCAGGGAGCGGCAAAGGGGAAAAATATAAAGAGCGGCGCTTGCAGCCGCTCCCGAGTGCACGTTGTTTGTTGAACATCTCTCTCCCGGTGCAAACCTGATCCCTGCAAATCTCAACACCGGCCCCCGCCCCCGATTCAGCCCAAGTTTTGCAACGTGAGCTCTCAAATCCCGATAAATAGCCCGTTATTTTGCAGCTGCTTCTAAAATCCAGGTTAAAACCAATGCAATTTATATTGGGTGGGTGGGATTAAATCGTATAACTTTGAGCGCAATTTCCCTTTAATTGTATTTTTAACCAAGTTCTGACCCCTTGGGGCTATTGCAGCATTctgagccggttgctgttgcctTAACCAGTTATTTAAACCCGTATTTCACGAGTTGAGGCTGTTTTCCAGCGGGCTGTGTAAGTCTGAGAGAGACTGCAGCCCTTTTCCCATTGAAATGGAGGCGAGGGACTGCCGGCATTTTAAAATGGTCTgttagaggtgggagggaggggtggggggggctctTGGCGCTTAGCATCATACAGGGAAATGAGAAGGTGAGCTCCCAAGATGTGCGTTGCACGGGCTCCGCCGGCGCCTGGCTTTTTCTtgctgaagatgaagctgctcccgCCGGTTGCATCAGGGCGGGTGCTCCCACTGTTAAAATGGAGGCTGACCCTGATCCGCCTCGGCCTTTTGCTGTCTCCAGGTCCACCAGTTGCAGAGTGACTCCGCCTTTGGTGCCCCCACCCTTCctgtcaccaccacccccccccccccccccccccccaattcctgcTACCGGCTGAGCCACACAGTCCCTGCATTTTTTTGCAAGGGGGTTCTCCGCTGGGGTTGGAATAAGGACGTGGCGGCCGAGCCCTGGGGTGGAGTACACTGGGTGGGTGACAACGTGGCTCAGGGCAGACAGGATCTTTCAGAGTGAGGTGATCGTATCCAAACATACAACGCTGAGGGGGTCTGACCAGGATATTTGCAAGATAGCAAAAGAATTTGCCATTCTTTTGTGAACTTTGTGCTCATCAAGCAGCAGATGTTACAGTGGAATGGAAAGTTAACTAACTGCACATTGATCTACCAGAATAGCAGTTCTTTAAGATTTCAAACTGCCTCTTATTGTGCACATGGTTGTCAAATAACCTTTTCTgataggttgggcctttacacattggaattcagaagaatgagaggtgatcttatcgaaatgtataagattgagggggtttgacaagggggatgcagagaggatgtttccactgatgggggagactagaactagggggcatggtctcagaataaggggccgcccatttaaaactgagatgaggaggaatttcttctgagggttgtaaatctgtggaatttgctgccccagagctttggaggccgggacattgaataaatttaagatggagatttttgagcgatgagcgaagggttatggggagcaggtggggaagtggagctgagtccatgatcggatcagccatgatcttattaaatggcggagcaggctcgaggggccgaatggccgactcctgctcctgtttctgatgggaCTGACTCACCCAGACATGGTGGGGGTGGGATGGAAGGGTAGGAGCAGATGAGGTGCTGTGGAGGGTGGTAGCAGGGGGTGTGggtaggtgaggggagagtggtttGAAGGTGACTGGTTTTAAATGTGATGTGTTGGGGCCCCGTGGGGAGCTATTTTGGGTCATTTGAGTGTGGGGTGGTGACCGAGCAGGATATGCGTAGTTGGATTCTTTTGCAAAGCCTTCCTGTTGAGCTGGGCTAGTCTGACCTCGCCCATCCCGCTAGTCAGAGGCCTTTAGTTTAATGTGGGTCCAGTGTGATTAGGCAAGGGTGCTTAACCATCTTAATCATTCAATCCGTAGATTGCCTTCCCTTAACTTGGCTGTTGTGAAACTGCGCGTTTCCTCTTTAACAATCCAATGTCGTGGGGCCGCTCTGACTTGGCCAACTTTCTTGTAGAAACAGAACTTGCTGCTTGCAGCGATATCGACTGAATGAAGCAAGCTTCAATGCAGGTCGCAGTCAGGATTGCCAGGATCAAGCTTTGTGACCGTTGTTCCTGCAATGTTGGGCGCGTTGAACTCGTTGCAATTGTCTCCACACAATGGAGCAATTGTGCTGATCAATTGACATTTCTAAACCCGAGTGAAATTGAAACTTCAGTAACTGAAGCCTCGAATATTTTGCCCTAATAAGGTCATTTTGAAAACCATGCATCATCGGCTGAGGTGTGGTCACAGCAGCGTCACTCAATCTGCCTGGTTTTACTAATTTATCTGCCTCGTGGTTATTGCCTGCCCTGCAACCGGCAGAAGTGCCACCCAGAGAGAGACCATGTCTGCCTGCATTATGTGCTCCATATGAATCCATGACCTTTTAGAGCCCTTTAGTTAAGTATTTGGTGCTGGTTGTGATGCAGCTGCCTGACCTCTGTTGGATTAGGCAGAATGGTTTAAATAACTTGCGgttaatgtagtaaaaggtcccaaggtgcttcacaggaagacgggatctcggtttaattgCTCATttaaaagatggcacttccgacagtgcagcactccctcagtattgcactggagtccaTGCACaaatcttgtgctcaagtctcgagtggacCAAATGCTCACAATCTCCTGACTCCGAGAGAAGAATGCCCCCAACTGGGCCACAGCTAACACCTTAATCCCAAAAATCCACGACTGCATGTGGCAGCAGGTGTAGTCACAGTCTTCAAAAATCCTCTATTGGGCCGTATGCAAAccagcctgcatttatatagtgcctttaacatgaaacatcccaaggcacttgaggtgttatcaaacaaaatttgacaccgaaccacttgAAATaatgggacaggcgaccaaaagctgcgtCAGAGGTCGGTTTtgaggagagagcgaggcggacagatttagggagggaattccagagcttggggcccaggcagctgaaggcatggccgccaatggtggagcgatgggaaatcgggggatgggcacaAGGTCCAGGATACACAGGCTTTTATTCTGGGGACTGGGCTCCCATTTTGAGTTTTGGCTGTTGAGGTATGAAATATGTTGTAGATTTAATCTACTTCTGTGCTGGTGAACACActacctccccctctctttccccccccccccccccccccccgcgccgtgCTGCTTTCCCCTGCGATCGGCAGCGTTACAGCTTGCCGCCTGGCTATCTGCGTGGGGACGGTAGGAAATGGGtcctggggatgaggggcttgagttatgtggagaagctgaggttgaacaaggttaagaggagatttactcggccaagTTCAATCTTGCCCATGGAATCTGATGTTGCTGGATAGCATTCAGGGGAATACCTCACTCCTCAGCTACCCAGGGCCTGAAATGCAAACTTGTATGGGTTTGGCTGTGCTGCTCAAACTTGCTGGGAAGGCTGATGCGCGATTGGAGAATAGTCACAGACGAGGGGGGACTGCAGAAGGCAATTTACAGCCCAGGAACTAGCTTCCTCCCCAAGCAAAGGGCTAAAACTATCAGCTGGgaagtgcaatagtgagaaacctTTATAAAcccctggttaggccccagcttgtGCCCACttcagaaaggatgtgaaggccttggaaggTGTAGTGACCAGAATGGtcctggggatgagggacttcagtgacgtggaaagactggagaagccggggttgaacAAGTTGGAGGAGATTTAATACGATGGTACCAGGGGACAAGGGACTTCAGCCATGTGGAGAGACTTGagatccttagagcagagaaggttaaggggagatttgaggcgttcaaatcatgaagggttttgataagagtaaatcagGAGGGACTGTTCCCAggagcaggagggtcggtaaccagagagacgcggattgacgataatcggcgatggaaccagactaGTTGGAAATCCCGGCGTTGCTAATTGCAGTTCTGATAAATTTTGAAAATGAAATAAACCTCTTTGGTCACGTGACCAACTCATTTACAGGATGTGTGCATATGTCTGTGTACTTGTTAACTTGACATTAGAATTTCCCCATTTCAATTTAAATACTTCTGTCTGATTCTGTGGCGGCTGGCTGTGCGAAATGGGCGTGTTGTAAttttctgtcctgccagtggggagTGCTGCAGTCAGGTGTAATTCCAGCATGGATTGATGAGATTTTCAACTACATCTGTACTCTCTGGCTGCCTGCGATACTGTGGGAgaaggctctgtgaaagagctatctgattagtcccacccccctgctctttccccatagtcctgtatttaaaaaaaaaaacactttttttgaaagttattattgaatctgcttccactgccctgttAGGCAGATCGCAACTACtccattcttttgccaatcaccttcaatctgattCCTCAAACTATAGTGGTAGTTTAAAATTCAATTCCTTCCCCTGTTGGCCTGCCAACTTTATTTTCATCGCTGTGTCGGCATTCCCTGCTGGCAGAATGACTTGCACCCAAGCGTCTGTCTAAAATCGCCTGCCCGCCAGAAAATTCCTGTTTTAAGCCGTTGTCCTGTGTTGCTGGCAAAATGGGGTCAGCGGacggcttctgcctccattttgcgAATGTCCCAGGGCCTGAAATGGAATGTAATTATTTGTGCTTTTAATCTCCAGTCGTCTGGTATTTCAGTCTGTGATGAGGTGGTTACCACTTTCAATAAGATGAAGGTCCGAAAATCATGTAGCCAAGAGGAGCAAAAGAAGAGGAAGAAAGCGGTCCTGTTTAGAATAAGTGATAACAAGGAGAAGATAATTCTCTATGAGCATAAGGAAATCCTAATTGGAGATATCCAGGAAGGCAAAGTTGTCGACCCGCTGCAGACCTTTATAGATATGCTTCCTCAAGACGACTGTTGCTACGCTATCTATGATGCATCCTTCGAGACAAAAGAGACACGCAAGGAAGAACTGATCTTCGTACACTGGTGAGTGGATTTTGTAATTTATTGAATGTCGTATCATTCCACACTTTGCAACAGGTAGGCGAGAGGCCGATACTGGCATGAAGAGCGCTCTTTAAGAATTGGAAGACCTCAGTAATGGGCAATGTATCTGGTAAAAAGCATTGGTTTTAAACCACACTCATGGGGTCTAATCCACGCACACAATTGTCGGGAGTGTGTGTAAACCCGGACAGTGGTCTGTTTGTCATTTAGCTGGCAGTGAAGCTGTTTCACATGAATCTGTTTTGGATCATACGCACAGTGCCTTGTGTAATGTTATG
This genomic stretch from Pristiophorus japonicus isolate sPriJap1 chromosome 27, sPriJap1.hap1, whole genome shotgun sequence harbors:
- the LOC139239410 gene encoding cofilin-2-like; protein product: MSSGISVCDEVVTTFNKMKVRKSCSQEEQKKRKKAVLFRISDNKEKIILYEHKEILIGDIQEGKVVDPLQTFIDMLPQDDCCYAIYDASFETKETRKEELIFVHWNPDSATVRRKMLYASSKDALKKKLEGIKHEWQVTGIDELNDLAALGCKLAPDVVTVESRPVSKA